In the genome of Treponema pedis, one region contains:
- a CDS encoding KamA family radical SAM protein has translation MNQTDWRKCSAKQTSESELPVLISPSFKKLLNEIEKEAIKKPERLKDLKALRLQLEFSEKEKNAALYETSDPLGEQKYCITPYLVHQYENRVLLLTTGKCLSYCRYCFRRGFTSRNHGFINENELKTVCNYIEKNPKITEILVSGGDPLSGGYKNIKRVLCALRAVRQNLIIRLCTRAPVFAPEVFTPGLLRLLKQSKPLWLIPHINHPAELGSGQKKALLDCIDSGIPVQSQTVLLKNINDDETTLVILFHTLTCMGIKPGYLFQLDAAAGTSHFRVPLKDALTLWKTLEKRLSGLSRPQFSADLPEGGGKFPLSALVAMEKIVEKNGLSSFSALGTDGVIHKYTL, from the coding sequence ATAAATCAAACGGATTGGCGTAAATGTTCGGCAAAACAAACGTCCGAATCCGAATTGCCGGTTTTAATTTCTCCTTCATTTAAAAAATTGCTTAACGAAATTGAAAAAGAGGCAATAAAAAAACCGGAAAGACTTAAAGATTTAAAAGCCTTACGTCTTCAGCTGGAATTTTCGGAAAAAGAAAAAAATGCTGCACTTTACGAAACTTCCGACCCCTTAGGTGAACAAAAATATTGCATTACACCGTATCTTGTACACCAGTATGAAAACAGAGTTTTACTATTGACTACCGGTAAATGTCTTTCATATTGCAGATATTGTTTCAGGAGGGGGTTTACGTCAAGAAACCACGGATTTATAAATGAAAACGAATTAAAAACCGTTTGCAATTATATTGAAAAAAATCCGAAAATTACGGAAATCCTCGTTTCCGGCGGCGACCCTTTAAGCGGCGGATATAAAAACATAAAACGGGTTTTATGCGCTTTAAGAGCCGTCAGACAAAATCTTATAATACGCCTTTGTACACGGGCGCCCGTTTTTGCCCCGGAAGTTTTTACCCCCGGTCTGTTGCGGTTGTTAAAACAAAGCAAACCTCTTTGGTTAATTCCTCATATAAATCACCCCGCAGAGTTGGGAAGCGGACAAAAAAAAGCTTTACTTGACTGTATAGACTCGGGGATTCCGGTTCAAAGTCAAACCGTTCTTTTAAAAAATATAAACGACGATGAAACAACTCTGGTTATACTTTTTCATACACTCACCTGTATGGGAATAAAGCCCGGCTATCTTTTTCAGCTTGATGCGGCGGCAGGGACATCTCACTTCAGAGTGCCGTTAAAAGACGCTTTAACTTTATGGAAAACGCTTGAAAAGCGGCTTTCAGGGCTTTCCCGTCCGCAATTTTCGGCGGATTTACCTGAAGGGGGAGGAAAATTTCCTCTTTCAGCCCTTGTCGCTATGGAAAAAATAGTAGAAAAAAACGGACTTTCTTCTTTTTCCGCTTTGGGAACGGATGGAGTTATACATAAATATACACTTTAA
- the flgN gene encoding flagellar export chaperone FlgN — MNKKLSIAEQTACILKKQIESVEKIYLLQKDMYKNVLERDWLESEKCLRSLDKLSKEFKALDKELYTLVEEGVFGEDEIDFFAFTKSLNEADKTALNTLYKTLKEKLASSKIENEVFSSYITHAQSLVQGVINIISEERNGKCYTRTGKHVNADMTSLVLNETL, encoded by the coding sequence ATGAATAAAAAACTTAGCATAGCGGAACAAACCGCCTGTATTTTAAAAAAACAAATAGAGTCGGTAGAAAAAATTTATTTGCTTCAAAAAGATATGTATAAAAATGTTTTGGAGCGCGATTGGCTTGAAAGCGAAAAGTGCTTACGTTCTTTGGATAAACTTTCAAAGGAGTTTAAAGCCTTGGATAAGGAGCTTTACACCCTTGTCGAAGAAGGCGTTTTCGGTGAAGATGAGATAGATTTTTTTGCCTTTACAAAAAGTCTTAACGAAGCCGACAAAACCGCTTTAAATACCCTTTATAAAACATTAAAAGAAAAACTTGCCTCTTCAAAAATAGAAAACGAGGTTTTTTCAAGTTATATTACACATGCTCAATCTTTGGTACAGGGCGTTATAAATATTATTTCCGAAGAACGGAACGGAAAATGCTATACGCGTACCGGAAAACATGTTAATGCCGATATGACGAGTTTGGTTTTAAACGAAACTCTTTAA
- the flgK gene encoding flagellar hook-associated protein FlgK, whose amino-acid sequence MSTFASIELGKRSLFAHRQSTQTAGHNISNSSTPGYTRQRVNLDAFEPIYRPDLSRAETPGQIGQGVTIGSITRLRDELLDQRIVASTDELGYWQTRDSYLTLLEQVHNEPEDISVRTRMDQFWEAWQELSLYPESDAARQVVRTRSETLTDSIHHQYRALQEIRDMVHGDIEATVKQVNDLTGRIAALNEEIVKVKAMGDNPNDLMDKRDVLTEKLSNLIDISVDKRDEDETYVIHTAGLEIVQGSTHRTFDLKASIGNDNYADVVWSDSGNLAHFEAGKLAALIELRDTDIRDEIRKLDTMAMNFVDLVNDVHRNAMTPNGKTGIDFFKEQYFINNTLGNFDANGDGEYDSSYIFRITGKNTLDPREQIGLEGTLTLSSGEGTVQIPYKSTDMVSELIERINRSGAEVVSYLDQNNKLVLKGTTSLNKENPDFVIRHIEDSGRFLAGYSGVLSASGEEGAYDWGRANAVDVLDGAQFAVSPIAHPSGWLEMNPVIKSDIQNIAAGYRGPEGTAYPGDNRAALAIAAIRNTPVMVGNSKTFDEFFADTVTEIGLKGEQAEMMLNTQTAIVKELHDMRDSVSGVNIDEELSDIIKFQHGYNASARFISVANEMLDTVINRMGV is encoded by the coding sequence ATGTCAACATTTGCTTCAATAGAATTGGGAAAAAGAAGTTTATTTGCTCACAGGCAGTCTACACAAACGGCAGGTCATAATATTTCAAATTCATCTACACCGGGATATACACGTCAAAGGGTAAACCTTGACGCTTTTGAGCCTATTTACCGGCCGGACTTATCCCGTGCGGAAACTCCCGGGCAAATAGGACAAGGCGTTACAATAGGTTCCATTACAAGGCTTAGGGACGAACTTTTAGACCAGCGTATAGTAGCTTCTACGGACGAGTTGGGCTATTGGCAAACAAGGGATTCATATTTAACGCTTTTAGAACAAGTTCATAATGAACCTGAAGATATTTCCGTACGCACCCGTATGGACCAATTTTGGGAAGCATGGCAAGAGCTTTCGCTTTATCCCGAATCGGACGCAGCCCGCCAAGTGGTGCGTACACGGAGCGAAACGCTTACCGATTCCATTCATCATCAATACAGGGCATTGCAGGAAATACGCGATATGGTTCACGGAGATATAGAAGCTACGGTTAAGCAAGTAAATGATTTAACCGGAAGGATTGCAGCTCTTAACGAAGAAATCGTAAAAGTAAAAGCAATGGGAGATAACCCGAACGATTTAATGGATAAACGAGATGTTCTTACGGAAAAACTGTCAAATTTAATCGATATTTCCGTAGACAAGAGGGACGAAGATGAAACTTATGTAATTCACACGGCGGGTTTGGAAATTGTTCAAGGGTCTACTCATAGAACCTTCGATTTAAAGGCTTCAATCGGGAACGATAATTATGCCGATGTTGTGTGGTCGGATTCCGGTAATCTTGCTCACTTTGAAGCCGGAAAACTTGCCGCTTTGATAGAACTCCGCGATACGGATATCCGAGATGAAATCCGTAAACTGGATACTATGGCTATGAACTTTGTAGATTTGGTAAATGATGTACACCGCAATGCTATGACTCCCAACGGAAAAACCGGAATAGATTTTTTTAAGGAGCAATATTTTATAAATAATACTTTGGGCAACTTTGATGCAAACGGCGACGGAGAATACGACTCTTCTTATATATTCAGAATAACGGGAAAAAACACCTTAGACCCGCGCGAGCAAATCGGCCTTGAAGGAACTCTTACCCTTTCCTCCGGTGAAGGAACTGTACAAATTCCTTATAAATCTACGGATATGGTTTCGGAATTGATAGAGCGTATTAACCGCTCCGGCGCGGAGGTGGTTTCATACTTGGACCAAAATAATAAGCTTGTTTTAAAAGGCACGACTTCTTTAAATAAAGAAAATCCAGATTTTGTTATTAGGCATATTGAAGATTCGGGAAGATTTTTAGCAGGTTATTCCGGAGTACTTTCCGCAAGCGGAGAGGAAGGCGCTTATGACTGGGGAAGGGCAAATGCCGTTGATGTCTTGGACGGGGCTCAGTTTGCGGTTTCTCCGATTGCTCACCCCTCCGGCTGGCTTGAAATGAATCCCGTAATAAAAAGCGATATACAAAATATTGCGGCAGGTTATAGGGGCCCTGAAGGCACCGCATATCCGGGGGATAACCGTGCGGCCTTAGCAATTGCGGCAATTAGAAACACTCCGGTTATGGTAGGCAATTCCAAAACCTTCGATGAATTTTTTGCCGATACGGTTACCGAAATAGGATTAAAGGGCGAACAAGCCGAAATGATGCTTAACACGCAAACGGCAATAGTTAAAGAACTTCACGATATGCGAGATTCCGTTTCCGGCGTAAACATAGATGAAGAATTATCGGATATTATTAAGTTTCAGCACGGATACAATGCTTCGGCAAGATTTATTTCCGTCGCAAACGAAATGCTGGATACGGTTATAAATAGAATGGGCGTATAA
- a CDS encoding sigma-70 family RNA polymerase sigma factor has translation MVDDVLLQYIKDAKKYPLLTAEEEIVLADAAKKGDYAAFEKLITSNLRLVIKMAKRYSKNNSVVMELIQEGNIGLIKAAKKFSKAFNVRFSSYAVWWIKQSFSRYLNSHERIIKLPVRKEFLMRQMKNEEEKYEINHGIKPSDEELSKLINESESSVMQLKNLIARDICSLDAPVQEDGNSCMYDIIACNTYNPEEEAINKEFRLQLNKCMGVLTDREKDIIKNRYGLNGINEKLSFAFLGSRYSVSAESIRQIQLKALRKLRTQKNVIRSMAVYQ, from the coding sequence ATGGTAGATGACGTTTTACTACAATACATAAAAGATGCAAAAAAATACCCTCTTTTAACTGCCGAAGAAGAAATCGTTTTGGCTGATGCTGCAAAAAAAGGAGATTATGCAGCCTTTGAAAAACTTATAACCTCAAATCTAAGATTGGTTATAAAAATGGCAAAAAGGTACAGTAAAAATAATTCCGTAGTTATGGAATTAATACAGGAAGGTAATATCGGATTGATAAAAGCGGCAAAAAAGTTTTCCAAAGCCTTTAATGTCAGGTTTTCCTCTTATGCCGTTTGGTGGATAAAACAATCGTTTTCCCGATATTTAAATTCTCATGAACGAATAATAAAACTGCCCGTAAGAAAAGAATTTCTTATGCGCCAAATGAAAAATGAAGAAGAAAAATATGAAATAAACCACGGTATAAAACCGTCCGATGAGGAACTTTCCAAACTGATAAACGAATCGGAAAGCTCCGTTATGCAATTAAAAAATTTAATTGCACGTGATATATGCAGTCTTGATGCTCCCGTTCAGGAAGACGGAAATTCATGTATGTATGATATTATTGCATGCAATACCTATAATCCAGAAGAAGAAGCAATAAATAAGGAATTCAGGTTACAACTTAATAAATGCATGGGCGTTTTAACCGATAGAGAAAAAGATATTATAAAAAACCGATACGGTTTAAACGGAATAAATGAAAAACTTTCATTTGCTTTTTTGGGAAGCAGATATTCGGTTTCCGCAGAATCCATACGGCAAATACAGCTTAAGGCATTGCGCAAACTTAGAACTCAAAAAAATGTAATCCGCTCAATGGCGGTATATCAATAA
- a CDS encoding tetratricopeptide repeat protein — protein sequence MKIKCICYCLISGVFLFVSCATTNKAVNSEQVKAKPQKESPRAEFAGKLNENLKKGDYEAALVLFDNLKEPLASDSKIKILKLSVLISANKINEASAYASALEAEYPENTDILYAQAMLAQAENNAAKKNTYLDKILAKNPKDTHALTEKGSDLYGKKQYNEARKRFLEAYKADKTNIEALIGLARINYMQNKLEQAELNLNEVLKQQPDNSIALAELARIKSETDRMYEALKDINKAASIDPKIPGHWMDLGAYNMQIGRKKEALAAYNNAINLDPDSYLAYIYRAGLNDELGNKEEALKDYVKVCNLYPAYYFALEGAGILFWEKSDWLNARTAFVKALAKAPASYQYAILAVICSYKMNKKQEAKTFMQNYLKTIDRSKNETEYFICRLFADFAGDSELINRAYNEKDMVKKGRLFFYIAEFYNLTKKDNLAQKFYNEVLSIENPGFFEYRLAKAGIKQ from the coding sequence ATGAAAATAAAATGTATTTGTTACTGTCTTATAAGCGGTGTTTTTTTGTTTGTGTCATGTGCAACTACAAATAAGGCCGTAAATTCGGAGCAGGTTAAAGCAAAACCCCAAAAAGAATCGCCAAGAGCCGAATTTGCCGGCAAACTCAACGAAAATTTAAAAAAAGGGGATTATGAAGCGGCCTTAGTTCTTTTTGATAATCTGAAAGAACCGCTTGCCTCCGATTCTAAAATAAAAATTTTAAAACTTTCGGTTTTAATTTCGGCAAATAAGATAAATGAAGCATCGGCTTATGCTTCCGCTTTGGAAGCGGAATATCCTGAAAATACCGATATTTTGTATGCTCAAGCTATGCTTGCGCAAGCTGAAAATAATGCCGCAAAGAAAAATACATATTTAGATAAAATTTTGGCAAAAAATCCGAAGGATACACACGCGTTGACCGAAAAGGGCTCGGATTTATACGGAAAAAAACAATATAATGAAGCCAGAAAAAGATTTTTAGAAGCGTACAAGGCGGATAAAACAAATATTGAAGCCTTAATAGGGCTTGCAAGAATCAATTATATGCAAAATAAATTGGAACAAGCCGAGCTTAATTTAAATGAAGTATTAAAGCAGCAGCCGGATAACAGTATCGCCCTTGCGGAACTCGCCCGTATAAAATCCGAAACGGACAGAATGTATGAGGCCTTAAAGGATATAAACAAGGCGGCTTCCATTGACCCTAAAATTCCCGGTCATTGGATGGATTTGGGTGCTTACAATATGCAAATAGGAAGAAAAAAAGAAGCCCTTGCCGCATACAATAACGCAATTAATTTGGACCCCGATTCATATCTTGCTTATATTTATCGTGCCGGTTTAAATGATGAGTTGGGTAATAAAGAAGAGGCTTTAAAAGATTATGTGAAGGTATGTAATTTATATCCTGCATATTATTTTGCCCTTGAAGGAGCGGGGATTCTTTTTTGGGAAAAAAGCGATTGGTTAAATGCACGTACCGCCTTTGTAAAAGCCCTTGCAAAAGCACCTGCTTCATACCAATATGCCATTCTTGCCGTAATTTGTTCATATAAAATGAATAAAAAGCAGGAAGCAAAAACGTTTATGCAAAATTACTTAAAAACAATCGACCGCAGTAAAAATGAAACGGAATATTTTATTTGCCGCCTTTTTGCGGATTTTGCAGGGGACAGCGAGCTTATTAATCGGGCGTATAACGAAAAAGATATGGTAAAAAAAGGTCGATTATTTTTCTATATTGCCGAATTTTATAATCTTACAAAAAAAGACAATCTTGCACAAAAATTTTATAATGAAGTACTGTCGATAGAAAATCCCGGATTTTTTGAATACAGACTTGCAAAGGCCGGGATAAAGCAGTAA
- a CDS encoding ABC transporter substrate-binding protein, with the protein MKIRNLVLICLLISLFVSCRKNKNDKDLFSDDISLAKVLVDGKLRVGVASNYPPLCFSDGRGGLQGFDLDILTAVADFMDIDIEFVGMDWTEKFNFLTADKIDCIASGFSATPEREKIVEFSMPYFKNAQVIVVRAGENIKTLEDLKNKTVGAQKGALGMDILNAYLKDTVKTIKTYSTIMQAFSDLKDRGVDACITDFCSVAYLINREGNRYEILENCLASDSYVFAFKKGAVSLKDEINEVLLELEEKGVLEKISRKWFGSNVIIIGK; encoded by the coding sequence ATGAAAATAAGAAATCTTGTTTTAATTTGCCTTTTAATATCTCTATTTGTTTCATGCCGAAAAAATAAAAACGATAAAGACTTGTTTTCAGATGATATTTCTTTAGCAAAGGTTCTTGTTGACGGCAAATTAAGGGTCGGCGTTGCGTCCAATTATCCTCCTTTATGTTTTTCTGACGGCAGAGGAGGTTTGCAAGGTTTTGACTTGGACATATTAACCGCCGTTGCCGATTTTATGGATATAGATATTGAATTTGTAGGTATGGACTGGACTGAAAAATTCAATTTTTTAACTGCTGATAAGATAGACTGTATTGCAAGCGGATTTTCGGCTACTCCCGAACGTGAAAAAATAGTGGAATTTTCAATGCCTTACTTTAAAAATGCGCAAGTTATTGTTGTAAGAGCCGGCGAAAATATCAAAACGCTTGAAGACCTAAAGAATAAAACCGTAGGAGCTCAAAAGGGAGCCCTCGGAATGGATATTTTAAATGCGTATTTAAAAGATACTGTAAAAACAATAAAAACATATAGCACTATAATGCAGGCCTTTTCCGATTTAAAGGATAGAGGTGTAGATGCCTGTATAACCGATTTTTGTTCGGTCGCCTATTTGATAAATCGGGAAGGTAATAGATATGAAATATTGGAAAACTGTCTTGCCTCCGATTCTTATGTTTTTGCCTTTAAAAAAGGTGCCGTATCTTTAAAAGACGAAATCAACGAGGTTTTACTTGAACTTGAAGAAAAAGGAGTCCTTGAAAAGATATCGCGTAAATGGTTCGGCTCTAATGTTATAATTATAGGAAAATAA
- a CDS encoding superoxide dismutase family protein, with product MKKIMIFCFVLLASMLFAHEGHMHYDPKSEPKHLVITMFLLTENGDVEVGEIVAVETKYGVAFFPNLKGLESGLHGFHVHENCDCGATEKGLGTKAGGHWDPKKTNKHSFPWDDKGHKGDLPALYVDKDGNATYPVLAPKIKTIKELKGHSLMIHVGGDNHSDHPAPLGGGGARMVCGLIK from the coding sequence ATGAAAAAAATTATGATTTTTTGTTTCGTATTGCTTGCCTCTATGCTTTTTGCGCATGAGGGGCATATGCATTACGATCCCAAATCGGAGCCCAAACATTTAGTGATAACTATGTTTCTTCTTACGGAAAACGGTGATGTTGAAGTGGGTGAAATTGTAGCTGTGGAAACAAAATACGGTGTTGCATTTTTTCCGAACTTAAAGGGCTTGGAAAGCGGCTTGCACGGTTTCCATGTTCATGAAAACTGCGATTGCGGTGCTACGGAAAAAGGACTGGGAACAAAGGCCGGAGGACACTGGGACCCTAAAAAAACCAACAAACATTCTTTCCCGTGGGACGACAAGGGGCACAAAGGAGATTTGCCCGCTTTATACGTTGATAAGGACGGAAACGCTACTTATCCGGTTTTAGCTCCTAAAATTAAAACCATTAAAGAATTAAAAGGTCATTCTTTAATGATTCATGTAGGCGGAGATAATCATAGCGATCACCCGGCTCCTTTAGGCGGCGGCGGTGCAAGAATGGTTTGCGGCCTTATAAAATAA
- a CDS encoding 5-formyltetrahydrofolate cyclo-ligase, whose amino-acid sequence MDKKAEIRLAIKEYFLSPEGKTAIQRAENLQKDVNYCKKFLNKIPCYEKAKTILAYYPLKEEFPTLGLLNRAFSDGKTIALPVVTGKDLIFKKVNFVNGNIEPVIKGCFGILEPSEKAEPIFYTNGNTSEINGDILPLIILVPGRAFGKKGERLGRGGGFYDRFFKKLFQCVDKNSVALIGICFSGQITDGIPMEEFDYFVNSVLTEEL is encoded by the coding sequence ATGGATAAAAAAGCTGAAATTCGTCTTGCAATAAAAGAATATTTTTTAAGCCCTGAAGGCAAAACAGCAATACAAAGAGCTGAAAACTTGCAAAAAGACGTAAATTATTGCAAAAAATTTTTAAATAAAATTCCCTGCTATGAGAAGGCAAAAACGATACTGGCTTATTATCCTTTAAAAGAAGAATTCCCCACACTCGGATTATTAAACCGAGCATTTTCGGACGGAAAAACAATAGCTCTTCCGGTAGTTACGGGTAAGGATTTAATTTTTAAAAAAGTAAATTTTGTAAACGGAAATATTGAACCCGTAATTAAAGGCTGTTTCGGTATCTTGGAACCTTCGGAAAAAGCCGAACCGATTTTTTATACAAACGGCAATACTTCGGAAATAAACGGAGATATATTGCCGCTGATAATTTTGGTTCCCGGCAGAGCTTTCGGAAAAAAAGGGGAAAGGCTGGGAAGGGGCGGCGGTTTTTATGACCGTTTTTTTAAAAAACTGTTTCAATGCGTAGATAAAAATTCCGTTGCCCTTATAGGAATTTGTTTTTCGGGACAGATTACGGACGGAATACCTATGGAAGAATTCGATTATTTTGTAAATTCCGTTTTAACCGAAGAGTTATAA
- a CDS encoding flagellar hook-associated protein 3, which translates to MMKRISTNIQHTDSNFSMRNQESRLHNLNNQLQSQRRIQQLRDDPIAAGHSVRYKSFLTRLERFEKNTQTLRDQYMASETYMNNSLQVMQRLRELSVQAANGTYTPEDLKDMASEADELLKELVQNGNAVNSDGVRIFSGTKSFTEPFEVVMGDVDGGGSAMITQVRYNGTVDSKEVETDELSFMRADHAGNRIFWAEKQNLLSETDARNFTVKEDTEIEVDGVKIPLIAGDNVYAIISKINDSGAAVKASLDPVTSGLNLATTDARQLWLRDGENGTVLSDLGLIKAEQRPPYNLANSVRVSGGSLFDAVIAMRNALLSGDQESLGGKILGSIDGGIHNLTTRMAETGSQYARAETTLARLSTVQLNVTAAESREADLDITEAITNLKMFEHTHQASLSVLGRLYKDSLLNYLR; encoded by the coding sequence ATGATGAAAAGAATAAGTACAAATATTCAGCACACTGACAGTAATTTTTCTATGAGGAATCAGGAATCGAGACTTCATAATTTGAATAATCAACTGCAATCGCAAAGACGCATTCAGCAGCTTAGAGATGACCCTATAGCGGCAGGTCATTCGGTTAGGTATAAATCGTTTCTTACAAGGCTTGAACGGTTTGAAAAAAATACGCAAACCTTGCGCGACCAATATATGGCTTCCGAAACATATATGAATAACTCCTTACAGGTTATGCAAAGATTAAGAGAGCTTTCCGTTCAGGCGGCAAACGGAACATATACCCCCGAAGATTTAAAAGATATGGCAAGCGAAGCGGATGAACTTTTAAAAGAGCTTGTACAAAACGGAAATGCGGTCAACTCCGACGGAGTGAGGATTTTCAGCGGGACAAAAAGTTTTACGGAACCCTTTGAAGTTGTAATGGGCGATGTAGACGGAGGCGGTTCCGCAATGATAACCCAAGTGCGTTATAACGGAACGGTTGATTCAAAAGAAGTGGAAACCGATGAGCTTTCTTTTATGCGCGCGGACCATGCAGGGAATAGAATCTTTTGGGCTGAAAAACAAAATCTCCTTTCGGAAACAGATGCAAGAAATTTTACGGTAAAAGAAGATACCGAAATAGAAGTTGACGGAGTAAAAATTCCTTTAATTGCAGGCGATAATGTCTATGCAATAATTTCTAAAATAAACGATTCGGGAGCTGCCGTTAAGGCTTCCCTTGACCCCGTTACAAGCGGTTTAAATTTAGCTACAACCGATGCAAGACAGCTTTGGCTTAGAGACGGAGAAAACGGCACGGTTTTGTCGGACTTGGGGCTTATAAAAGCCGAACAGCGGCCCCCTTATAATTTAGCCAATTCCGTACGCGTATCGGGAGGCTCCTTATTCGATGCGGTAATAGCAATGCGGAACGCCCTTCTTTCAGGCGACCAGGAATCTTTAGGCGGAAAAATTCTCGGCAGTATAGACGGAGGCATTCATAATTTAACTACGCGTATGGCGGAAACGGGTTCGCAATATGCCCGTGCGGAAACAACGCTTGCCCGTTTAAGCACCGTTCAGCTTAACGTAACCGCAGCGGAATCACGTGAAGCCGACTTGGACATAACCGAGGCCATTACCAACTTAAAAATGTTTGAACATACCCATCAAGCATCTTTAAGCGTATTGGGAAGGCTTTACAAAGATTCTCTTTTAAATTATTTAAGATAA
- a CDS encoding lysoplasmalogenase, whose amino-acid sequence MYSQMFNGWCIAAFAIFTGVSIIHLIRCWQQKEGQADISKFMLMPALFLFVAAFIGFNPGAVSVLHVLILAALVLSFFGDWTLIFDLEKAIFALGMLFFLTAHLCYITFASIKLAGGFPLIAGLCVAPVYILGLIYAYLRMRKAIKGMIKIIMFYSFILCIMSWLFIILAISSPSAATVLAAFGGILFVISDTMLCYRKFMGVIVKGRFFVMLTYILAQVLISIGSLGMIN is encoded by the coding sequence ATGTATAGTCAAATGTTTAACGGTTGGTGTATTGCAGCTTTTGCAATATTTACGGGAGTTTCTATTATCCATCTTATAAGATGTTGGCAGCAAAAAGAAGGGCAGGCGGATATAAGTAAATTTATGTTAATGCCCGCTCTTTTCTTATTTGTTGCGGCATTTATAGGCTTTAATCCCGGTGCAGTTTCGGTCTTACACGTTTTAATACTTGCAGCCCTTGTTTTAAGTTTTTTTGGAGATTGGACACTTATTTTCGATTTGGAAAAGGCGATATTTGCCTTGGGAATGCTGTTTTTTTTAACGGCTCACCTTTGTTACATTACCTTTGCTTCAATTAAACTTGCCGGCGGCTTCCCTTTAATTGCAGGCTTATGTGTCGCCCCGGTTTATATTTTAGGTTTAATTTATGCATATTTAAGAATGAGAAAAGCTATAAAGGGAATGATAAAAATTATTATGTTTTATAGTTTTATTCTTTGTATAATGAGCTGGCTTTTTATAATTTTAGCAATTTCATCTCCATCGGCGGCAACTGTTTTAGCGGCTTTCGGAGGTATTCTTTTTGTTATCTCGGATACAATGCTGTGTTATCGGAAATTTATGGGCGTTATTGTAAAGGGAAGATTTTTTGTAATGCTGACTTATATTTTAGCACAGGTTTTGATAAGTATCGGCTCGCTTGGAATGATTAACTGA
- a CDS encoding transporter substrate-binding domain-containing protein encodes MKNGKSDKSLILCIVLFVALLFCQSCSAKTRAVRQKLRGKNYDISLARILVKKELIIGLEYNLPPFCQISLLSQEINGYDIDLIKETCSRMGVKPVFKNIDWAKKDELLRTGEIDCIWSCFSYTADRAKAYTLSMPYIKTATIITVMEKSPYKTLKDLKNKTIGMQDGSSMRSALETLSIKYGVPINVALYPTSSDALIAMELGQVDGVAHDVLVVDSIINKNRRPYRIIPEALSADECVIAFRLGDIALKNAVESVLKDMAKTDFFERASKKWFGSNISLIGR; translated from the coding sequence ATGAAAAACGGCAAAAGCGATAAATCGCTTATTTTATGTATTGTATTGTTTGTCGCGCTTTTGTTTTGCCAGTCATGTTCAGCTAAAACCAGGGCTGTAAGACAAAAATTAAGAGGAAAAAATTACGACATTTCTCTTGCAAGGATTTTAGTAAAAAAAGAATTGATTATAGGACTTGAGTATAATTTACCGCCTTTTTGTCAAATAAGTCTTCTTTCTCAGGAAATAAACGGTTATGATATTGATCTTATAAAAGAAACATGCTCCAGAATGGGAGTAAAGCCCGTGTTTAAAAATATAGACTGGGCAAAAAAAGATGAACTTTTAAGAACCGGCGAGATAGATTGCATTTGGAGTTGTTTTTCTTATACGGCGGACAGGGCAAAGGCGTATACCTTATCTATGCCGTATATAAAAACCGCAACCATAATTACGGTAATGGAAAAAAGCCCGTATAAAACGCTTAAAGATTTAAAAAATAAAACTATAGGAATGCAGGACGGCTCTTCCATGCGTTCCGCATTGGAAACGCTTAGCATAAAGTACGGAGTACCTATAAACGTAGCTTTATATCCTACATCAAGCGATGCCCTGATAGCAATGGAGTTGGGGCAGGTAGACGGAGTTGCTCATGATGTACTTGTCGTAGACTCCATAATAAACAAAAACCGAAGGCCGTATAGAATAATTCCCGAAGCTCTTTCCGCAGATGAGTGCGTAATAGCATTTCGTTTGGGAGATATTGCTCTTAAAAATGCTGTAGAATCGGTGCTTAAAGATATGGCAAAAACCGATTTTTTTGAACGTGCATCAAAAAAATGGTTCGGCTCAAATATATCGCTTATAGGAAGATAA